In the Gossypium arboreum isolate Shixiya-1 chromosome 10, ASM2569848v2, whole genome shotgun sequence genome, one interval contains:
- the LOC108487354 gene encoding uncharacterized protein LOC108487354, whose amino-acid sequence MMAKCSVAPSVEPMFQTFNGLQHLAETRRFKAWFLDQFGVLHDGKQPYPGVISTLEKLATTGAKMVIISNSSRRASTTIEKLKNLGFDPSLFVGAITSGELTHQYLQRRDNAWFAALGRSCIHMTWSDRGAISLEGLGLQVIENVEEADFILAHGTEALGLPSGLVRPMSLDGLEKILEHCATKKIPMVVANPDFVTVEARALSIMPGTLAAKYEKLGGEVKWMGKPDKIIYESAMAMVGMEASDSIAVGDSLHHDIKGANAAGIQSAFTTGGIHATELGLDSFGQVADISSVKALAAKYDAYPTYVLPAFAW is encoded by the exons GCTTGGTTCTTGGATCAATTTGGTGTCCTTCACGATGGCAAGCAACCTTACCCAGGCGTGATTTCAACAT TGGAAAAGCTGGCAACAACTGGTGCCAAGATGGTGATCATAAGTAATTCTTCAAGACGTGCATCAACAACAATAGAGAAATTGAAGAACCTAGGCTTTGATCCTTCTCTCTTTGTGGGAGCCATCACTAGCGGAGAATTAACACATCAGTACTTGCAAAG GAGGGACAATGCTTGGTTTGCTGCTCTTGGAAGGTCTTGCATTCATATGACCTGGAGTGACAGGGGTGCTATATCTCTTGAG GGTTTGGGCTTACAAGTTATTGAGAATGTTGAAGAAGCTGATTTTATCTTAGCCCATGGCACCGAAGCGTTGGGGCTTCCTTCAGGTTTGGTACGTCCTATGAGTCTTGACGGTCTTGAGAAAATATTAGAGCATTGTGCAACTAAAAAGATTCCAATGGTGGTAGCTAATCCGGACTTTGTGACTGTTGAAGCTAGAGCTTTGAGTATTATGCCTG GTACCTTAGCAGCCAAATATGAGAAGCTTGGTGGTGAAGTGAAATGGATGGGGAAACCAGATAAG ATAATATATGAATCAGCCATGGCCATGGTTGGTATGGAAGCTTCTGATTCTATTGCTGTAGGTGACTCTCTTCATCATGACATTAAGGGTGCAAATGCAGCTGGAATCCAGTCAGCATTTACCACTGGAGGGATCCATGCAACTGAACTTGGATTGGATAGTTTTGGACAAGTTGCAGATATATCCTCTGTAAAGGCCCTTGCAGCCAAATATGATGCATATCCAACATACGTCCTTCCAGCATTTGCATGGTAG